The region TGTGTTAGGCTTCAAACCTATCCAGAAGTGTACAACTAGTGTCTATTTGCTGGCCGGGAATACTTGGATTGCTCTAGTAAAGGACCAGAATTCACGCTATGAACATTTACATGAGTCCACACATATTGCTTTCACCGTTGATCATCAAGACTTTGAGCCAATGAGGGAGCGTATTCTCAAGTCTGGTGCTAAGAAATGGCAAGAGAATTCGACTGAAGGCGACTCGTTCTACTTCGTTGACCCGAATGGGCATAAACTCGAAATTCACGTCTCAGATTTGGAGGCACGAATCAAAAGTGGAAAGAAAGAATGGGGAGATGATGTTCGATGGTTTGTTTAGTTCAGTGTCTATGGAATGGGGTTACATTGAGGTCCACACCTAACATGCAAATTCAACCGCAAGAGTTGTGCGGATGATTAGCGCCATTAGGGACATTAACTATATAAATTCACCTGCCAGCCAATCCAAAGTAATTTCCTACTTGTCAAACATGCTTTTGTCTTTCTTTTTCTTCCAGGCTTTGAAGGCGAATTCAATCATGTGTTCGATGACATAAGTCTGGTTTTCACCGATCTCTTCCGCCACCTGATCGATTTTTTCCGCCATTTCACGCCGCATGCGGTAGTTACGGGACACGCGCTCCATGACATCTTTCGGTGCAATAAACGACATTGGTATCCTCCCTATCGCCCGTTCTTCCCAAACTCAAAAACAGTAAGTCTGGAACAGTTAATGACCAGAACTCGATTTTATATAACCCTAATTGAGCGAAAGTTGAGGGTGCCCCAGATTCCCCCGATAACGGGATCTTCGTTTCACTACGAAAGGCGTCAAAGGGCGAAGCCGTAGTCATTTACTGTCCGTCTGAGGCGGAGCAACGAAGAAGATGGGGTATCATCGGCTTTCCCGCAGGGTAAACAAAATCGAGTGGTTTTTTGATAATTTATATTTCACTGATGCAAGAGTTGTAAACAACCCGCATGTCGCTTAAAAAAAGCTATAAATGAGGCTCTTTATATAAGTTCTCAATTTTGTTTACGCTCATTTAGGGTGTAATATTTTATAGACTATGCACAATTATGTGTCAAATAAAATGCATATGCACAATTTTGTATCCTGCGCTAACCGGGTTGCGGGGTTGCAGGACGTCCTTAGAATGATAAGTTTCCTATGCCAATTGCTATTATCGGCAAAAAGTTAATATCACCCTTGATTCAGGGAAAAGCTTTGTCGGATTCGTAAAGAAAGTGGGAAACCACTTATTGCATCTGGAAAAATTAGCTGGTAAAGATTATTTTGATGCCCTGATCCGCATGGAAAATATTGGTGCCATCGACACCAGATTCAGGGACGTCCAATGCTGATTTGCATGTTTTCTGTTAGTGTGATTTTGTCTTGGGCTCTCTCTACTCGCAGTCCACCCAATACGCTAACCAAGGGTCGAACTATGACTGGCTCAAGCTATTGGCTTTCGCCAGGGGTTGGGGACATCAGTTTTAAGCTGACAGAGTTCTTGCCAAGCGGCCCAGGATGGCCGTGGTAGGCTAAAGAACCATTTTTAGTGTGGTTAGAATCAAATGTTGAGATATCTATGGGTCTCATAAAAATCAAAAAGAAATATTTTTCAAATATATACTCCTTTATCACGGAGAATTTTTCCATCTGTTAACACTGTCATGTACTAGGAAAATATGGAGAAAGGACCAAAAGAATACTGGGAACTACGAATCAAGC is a window of Thermodesulfobacteriota bacterium DNA encoding:
- a CDS encoding VOC family protein, which translates into the protein MITGINHITFAVRNIDESFKFYADVLGFKPIQKCTTSVYLLAGNTWIALVKDQNSRYEHLHESTHIAFTVDHQDFEPMRERILKSGAKKWQENSTEGDSFYFVDPNGHKLEIHVSDLEARIKSGKKEWGDDVRWFV